From one Anopheles cruzii chromosome 3, idAnoCruzAS_RS32_06, whole genome shotgun sequence genomic stretch:
- the LOC128274355 gene encoding enolase-phosphatase E1 isoform X1, whose translation MAVVTLGEKVLSAKSIVCDIEGTTTSISFVKEVLFPYALKNTEEYLKANWNEEATKTVVEALREQANEDKKADIEGVVTIATAGESDEIIQDLVKNIEWQMSNDRKTGALKTLQGLVWAKGYKDGTIKGHVYEDVQKAFEQWDECGRKVYIYSSGSVDAQKLLFENSEQGNLLKFLSGHYDTKIGAKREKESYLSILKNIDAEAEDVVFLTDVVAEAKAAKEAGVNVVLLDRPGNAELSEEDRKEFPVIKTFSELSFTNVNEENGSSATAKRKIDETTDVAEDNAQEPPNKQIKVDEVKTNEKITEPREDMEEEGAASVITNVPENDNTKNEKDVESKCDENMEVDDTVVEKKRKEEIEKDAIETKKDDKVASKSEKKEEIIVDVTEKTTEEKEKNEKSEVSITMDTIEPETEKETEKEKEKEKEKDSANDKQVENNDESKELNENPIIKQTSDEIDGQDNEKTKNEVNDKQMEDKVDSVEVDKSNKNEQIEKAEETNGIEKKTTCAIAEVDTGAKEVKEVKEDMASSSNTETPLNNGQVEQTAPKEEDGESKADQATRNGKTDDESNATSNGSSSANPTEEEKNSESDKENDTSLQNCETDEVTSEKNGNNADTATSIGEDATTVEGKNKKVAETVPTFDSN comes from the exons gAGGTCCTGTTTCCTTATGCACTAAAAAATACCGAAGAGTATTTAAAAGCTAACTGGAATGAAGAAGCTACAAAAACTGTGGTCGAAGCATTGCGCGAGCAGGCCAATGAAGATAAGAAAGCAGATATCGAAGGAGTTGTTACCATCGCAACTGCTGGG GAATCTGACGAAATTATTCAAGACCTTGTCAAAAACATCGAATGGCAAATGTCAAATGATCGCAAGACAGGAGCACTTAAGACGCTGCAAGGATTAGTTTGGGCCAAAGGCTATAAGGACGGGACTATCAAAGGCCA TGTTTACGAGGATGTGCAGAAGGCGTTTGAACAGTGGGATGAGTGTGGTCGAAAGGTGTACATTTACTCAAGCGGAAGTGTTGATGCGCAAAAGCTTCTTTTCGAAAACAGTGAACAAGGCAACCTCCTCAAATTTCTATCGGGACATTATGATACTAAAATTGGAGCCAAGCGCGAGAAAGAAAGTTATTTGTCTATTTTGAAAAATATCGATGCTGAAGCCGAAGACGTGGTTTTCCTTACAGATGTCGTAGCAG AAGCAAAAGCCGCTAAGGAAGCTGGAGTGAACGTGGTACTTCTAGATCGGCCTGGCAATGCCGAGCTTTCCGAAGAAGATCGTAAAGAATTTCCAGTTATTAAGACGTTTTCTGAACTCTCGTTCACAAATGTAAACGAGGAAAACGGATCATCGGCAAccgcgaaaaggaaaattgaCGAAACTACCGACGTCGCAGAGGACAATGCTCAG GAACCTCCGAACAAACAGATAAAGGTTGACGAAGTAAAAACCAATGAAAAAATTACAGAACCACGAGAAGACATGGAGGAGGAAGGAGCTGCTTCTGTTATAACAAATGTACCAGAGAATGATAACACGAAGAACGAAAAGGATGTTGAATCAAAATGTGATGAAAACATGGAAGTAGATGATACTGTTGTTGAAAAAAAGCGCAAAGAGGAAATCGAAAAGGATGCGATTGAAACCAAGAAGGATGATAAAGTAGCTTCCAAATcagaaaagaaagaggaaaTAATAGTAGACGTTACTGAAAAGACAacagaagagaaagagaaaaatgaaaaatcagAAGTCTCAATTACTATGGATACCATCGAAcccgaaacagaaaaagaaacagaaaaagaaaaagaaaaagaaaaggaaaaagatagCGCCAATGACAAACAAGTTGAAAACAATGATGAGTCGAAAGAGCTTAATGAAAACCCAATAATCAAACAAACTTCTGACGAAATAGACGGCCAAGACAATGAAAAGACAAAAAACGAAGTAAAcgacaaacaaatggaagatAAAGTTGATAGCGTTGAAGTTGACAAGTCTAACAAGAACGAACAGATTGAAAAGGCTGAAGAAACGaatggaatcgaaaaaaaGACCACCTGCGCAATCGCAGAGGTAGATACCGGAGCAAAGGAGGTGAAGGAGGTGAAGGAAGATATGGCAAGCAGTTCAAATACCGAAACGCCATTAAATAACGGCCAAGTTGAACAAACGGCTCCTAAAGAAGAGGATGGCGAATCGAAAGCAGACCaagccacacggaacggaaagacTGATGATGAATCAAATGCTACAAGCAATGGAAGCAGCTCTGCAAACCccacagaagaagaaaaaaattcagAAAGTGATAAGGAAAATGACACATCGCTTCAAAATTGTGAAACTGATGAAGTaacaagcgaaaaaaatggaaataatgCAGATACCGCCACTAGTATTGGGGAAGACGCTACCACagtggaaggaaaaaataaGAAGGTGGCAGAAACGGTACCGACTTTCGACAGCAATTGA
- the LOC128274355 gene encoding enolase-phosphatase E1 isoform X2, which translates to MSNDRKTGALKTLQGLVWAKGYKDGTIKGHVYEDVQKAFEQWDECGRKVYIYSSGSVDAQKLLFENSEQGNLLKFLSGHYDTKIGAKREKESYLSILKNIDAEAEDVVFLTDVVAEAKAAKEAGVNVVLLDRPGNAELSEEDRKEFPVIKTFSELSFTNVNEENGSSATAKRKIDETTDVAEDNAQEPPNKQIKVDEVKTNEKITEPREDMEEEGAASVITNVPENDNTKNEKDVESKCDENMEVDDTVVEKKRKEEIEKDAIETKKDDKVASKSEKKEEIIVDVTEKTTEEKEKNEKSEVSITMDTIEPETEKETEKEKEKEKEKDSANDKQVENNDESKELNENPIIKQTSDEIDGQDNEKTKNEVNDKQMEDKVDSVEVDKSNKNEQIEKAEETNGIEKKTTCAIAEVDTGAKEVKEVKEDMASSSNTETPLNNGQVEQTAPKEEDGESKADQATRNGKTDDESNATSNGSSSANPTEEEKNSESDKENDTSLQNCETDEVTSEKNGNNADTATSIGEDATTVEGKNKKVAETVPTFDSN; encoded by the exons ATGTCAAATGATCGCAAGACAGGAGCACTTAAGACGCTGCAAGGATTAGTTTGGGCCAAAGGCTATAAGGACGGGACTATCAAAGGCCA TGTTTACGAGGATGTGCAGAAGGCGTTTGAACAGTGGGATGAGTGTGGTCGAAAGGTGTACATTTACTCAAGCGGAAGTGTTGATGCGCAAAAGCTTCTTTTCGAAAACAGTGAACAAGGCAACCTCCTCAAATTTCTATCGGGACATTATGATACTAAAATTGGAGCCAAGCGCGAGAAAGAAAGTTATTTGTCTATTTTGAAAAATATCGATGCTGAAGCCGAAGACGTGGTTTTCCTTACAGATGTCGTAGCAG AAGCAAAAGCCGCTAAGGAAGCTGGAGTGAACGTGGTACTTCTAGATCGGCCTGGCAATGCCGAGCTTTCCGAAGAAGATCGTAAAGAATTTCCAGTTATTAAGACGTTTTCTGAACTCTCGTTCACAAATGTAAACGAGGAAAACGGATCATCGGCAAccgcgaaaaggaaaattgaCGAAACTACCGACGTCGCAGAGGACAATGCTCAG GAACCTCCGAACAAACAGATAAAGGTTGACGAAGTAAAAACCAATGAAAAAATTACAGAACCACGAGAAGACATGGAGGAGGAAGGAGCTGCTTCTGTTATAACAAATGTACCAGAGAATGATAACACGAAGAACGAAAAGGATGTTGAATCAAAATGTGATGAAAACATGGAAGTAGATGATACTGTTGTTGAAAAAAAGCGCAAAGAGGAAATCGAAAAGGATGCGATTGAAACCAAGAAGGATGATAAAGTAGCTTCCAAATcagaaaagaaagaggaaaTAATAGTAGACGTTACTGAAAAGACAacagaagagaaagagaaaaatgaaaaatcagAAGTCTCAATTACTATGGATACCATCGAAcccgaaacagaaaaagaaacagaaaaagaaaaagaaaaagaaaaggaaaaagatagCGCCAATGACAAACAAGTTGAAAACAATGATGAGTCGAAAGAGCTTAATGAAAACCCAATAATCAAACAAACTTCTGACGAAATAGACGGCCAAGACAATGAAAAGACAAAAAACGAAGTAAAcgacaaacaaatggaagatAAAGTTGATAGCGTTGAAGTTGACAAGTCTAACAAGAACGAACAGATTGAAAAGGCTGAAGAAACGaatggaatcgaaaaaaaGACCACCTGCGCAATCGCAGAGGTAGATACCGGAGCAAAGGAGGTGAAGGAGGTGAAGGAAGATATGGCAAGCAGTTCAAATACCGAAACGCCATTAAATAACGGCCAAGTTGAACAAACGGCTCCTAAAGAAGAGGATGGCGAATCGAAAGCAGACCaagccacacggaacggaaagacTGATGATGAATCAAATGCTACAAGCAATGGAAGCAGCTCTGCAAACCccacagaagaagaaaaaaattcagAAAGTGATAAGGAAAATGACACATCGCTTCAAAATTGTGAAACTGATGAAGTaacaagcgaaaaaaatggaaataatgCAGATACCGCCACTAGTATTGGGGAAGACGCTACCACagtggaaggaaaaaataaGAAGGTGGCAGAAACGGTACCGACTTTCGACAGCAATTGA